A genomic window from Litoreibacter janthinus includes:
- the mutS gene encoding DNA mismatch repair protein MutS, with translation MMAQFLEIKAQYPDALLFYRMGDFYELFFDDAVAASEALDIALTKRGKHLGNDIPMCGVPVHAAENYLLTLIRKGFRVAVGEQLESPAEAKKRGSKSVVKRDVVRLVTPGTLTEDSLLEPRRHNFLAAYSEIRGDGAIAWVDISTGEMRAGPCSRMRLSPELARLAPSEVLVSDVAFDDLAEIVEETGSALTPLSKGSFDSKAAERRLVSLYSVGSLDAFGTFTRAEIAALGALVDYLDITQKGKLPLLRPPIREASSRLMQIDSATRRNLELSLTLNGTRKGSLLDTIDRTLTAGGARLLDRRLASPSTDLDELQSRLDSVECFVATPIMRNKLREALRRVPDMDRALSRIAMSRGGPRDLVALRTGLIQCLTLRKILDIENLPDAIQACAKDLVGHEAALQMLDETLVAEPPLLARDGGFVAVGFNEELDEMRKLRDDGRKVIAEYQAEYSRDTGVTTLKIKHNNVLGYFIETTAAHAEKMLKPPLSERFIHRQTTANAIRFTTLELSELETKILNAGGRATEIELQIFQTICNDVLAVSADLFAAAAALAQLDVYASLADLATSEDWTRPKIDSTRAFQIAGGRHPVVEKALKDQGASPFVANSCDLSADPGAASIWLLTGPNMAGKSTFLRQNAIIALLAQIGSYIPAEAAHIGLVSQLFSRVGASDDLARGRSTFMVEMVETAAILNQADDRALVILDEIGRGTATYDGLSIAWATLEHLHAANTCRALFATHYHELTALAGKLPGVENATVAVKEWDGDVIFLHEVKRGAADRSYGVQVAKLAGLPPSVISRAKVVLDQLERGEREGGARQKALIDDLPLFSIAPTPVQSTKSSVVEERLKETSPDELTPREALQLLYELKDLSGS, from the coding sequence ATGATGGCGCAGTTTCTTGAGATCAAAGCTCAGTATCCGGACGCATTGCTGTTCTATCGCATGGGTGACTTCTACGAGCTGTTCTTTGACGATGCCGTTGCGGCGTCCGAGGCGTTGGATATTGCGTTAACCAAACGCGGGAAACACCTTGGAAATGACATTCCGATGTGCGGCGTGCCGGTTCATGCAGCCGAAAATTACTTGCTGACCCTCATTCGCAAAGGATTCCGCGTAGCTGTTGGCGAACAGTTGGAAAGCCCCGCCGAAGCGAAAAAGCGTGGCTCCAAATCCGTCGTGAAACGAGATGTCGTTCGACTGGTAACGCCAGGAACCTTGACCGAAGACAGCCTTCTTGAACCTCGCCGCCACAATTTTCTCGCCGCCTATTCCGAAATTCGCGGCGATGGCGCAATTGCGTGGGTGGATATCTCAACTGGCGAAATGCGGGCCGGACCTTGCTCAAGGATGCGGCTTTCGCCGGAGCTTGCCCGCTTAGCCCCTAGCGAAGTCCTAGTGTCTGATGTGGCCTTTGACGATCTTGCTGAAATTGTCGAGGAAACCGGATCGGCGCTTACGCCACTAAGCAAAGGGAGTTTTGACAGCAAAGCGGCCGAAAGGCGCCTTGTTAGTCTCTATTCAGTCGGCTCACTTGATGCATTTGGGACCTTCACGCGAGCCGAGATCGCAGCCCTGGGGGCGTTGGTCGACTATTTGGATATTACCCAAAAAGGAAAGCTCCCGCTTCTGCGGCCACCGATCCGAGAAGCCTCTAGCCGCCTGATGCAAATCGACTCTGCGACCCGCCGTAACTTGGAGTTGTCCCTAACACTTAACGGTACACGCAAAGGCTCTTTGCTTGATACGATCGACCGTACTTTGACTGCAGGGGGCGCGCGATTACTGGATCGCAGACTTGCAAGCCCCTCAACTGATCTTGACGAGCTGCAATCCAGACTCGATTCCGTTGAATGCTTCGTCGCCACTCCGATCATGCGGAACAAGTTGCGAGAAGCACTGCGCCGTGTGCCCGATATGGATCGGGCCTTGTCCCGCATTGCAATGAGCCGCGGCGGGCCCAGAGATCTAGTTGCCTTACGAACGGGGCTTATTCAGTGTCTAACATTGCGAAAAATACTAGATATCGAAAACCTTCCTGACGCGATACAGGCATGTGCCAAAGATCTCGTTGGTCATGAAGCAGCGCTTCAGATGCTTGACGAAACACTTGTTGCAGAACCGCCTTTGCTCGCGCGCGACGGGGGTTTTGTAGCAGTTGGATTCAACGAAGAGCTCGACGAGATGCGCAAACTGCGTGACGACGGACGAAAGGTCATTGCGGAGTATCAGGCTGAGTATTCCCGAGACACTGGCGTCACCACCCTAAAGATCAAACACAATAACGTTCTTGGCTATTTCATCGAGACAACGGCAGCACATGCCGAAAAGATGCTCAAGCCTCCGCTATCAGAGCGGTTCATCCACCGACAAACCACTGCGAATGCTATTCGGTTTACGACTCTGGAGCTTTCGGAGCTTGAGACCAAGATTTTGAACGCCGGCGGCCGCGCGACTGAGATCGAACTCCAGATCTTCCAAACCATTTGCAATGATGTGCTTGCTGTAAGTGCGGACCTGTTCGCGGCCGCCGCCGCTTTGGCGCAACTGGATGTTTATGCGTCTTTGGCCGATCTCGCGACCTCGGAAGACTGGACTCGCCCCAAAATTGACAGCACCCGCGCCTTTCAGATCGCAGGAGGCCGCCATCCAGTTGTCGAAAAGGCGCTGAAGGATCAAGGCGCGTCGCCCTTCGTGGCCAACTCCTGCGACTTGTCAGCCGACCCCGGTGCAGCCAGCATTTGGCTGCTCACTGGCCCAAACATGGCCGGTAAATCCACATTCCTTAGGCAAAACGCAATAATCGCACTTTTGGCGCAAATAGGGTCTTATATACCCGCGGAAGCCGCTCATATCGGACTTGTCTCACAGCTGTTCAGCAGGGTCGGTGCGTCCGACGATCTAGCGAGGGGCAGGTCGACATTTATGGTCGAAATGGTAGAGACCGCAGCGATTCTGAACCAAGCCGACGATAGAGCGCTGGTAATTCTTGACGAGATTGGGCGCGGAACCGCAACTTACGACGGACTCTCTATCGCTTGGGCAACGCTCGAGCATCTCCACGCCGCCAATACGTGCCGTGCATTATTTGCAACTCACTACCATGAACTGACTGCACTTGCCGGTAAGCTGCCAGGGGTAGAAAACGCGACTGTTGCCGTGAAAGAGTGGGACGGGGATGTAATATTCCTGCATGAGGTCAAACGCGGCGCTGCAGACCGATCTTATGGCGTGCAAGTTGCGAAGCTGGCCGGCCTTCCGCCATCGGTCATCAGCCGCGCAAAGGTAGTTCTGGATCAACTGGAACGTGGCGAGCGAGAGGGTGGCGCGCGCCAGAAGGCATTGATTGACGATCTGCCTCTGTTTTCAATTGCCCCGACGCCCGTTCAGTCAACCAAATCGTCCGTCGTCGAGGAAAGACTAAAAGAAACCTCGCCCGACGAATTAACGCCGCGCGAGGCTTTGCAACTTTTATACGAGCTTAAGGACTTAAGCGGGAGTTGA
- a CDS encoding nucleotide exchange factor GrpE, producing MSDANKEDDFQTDHLEAMADETIDIMEESDEMQALVEERDMLKDRLLRALADIENTRKRGERDRREAENYGGSKLAKDMLPVYDNLRRALDAADDAQREAAKAVFEGVELTLRELIHVFGKHKIEPVIPEVGDRFDPQVHQAMFEAPLPNTKAGDIIQVMSEGFILHDRLLRPAQVGVSSTPA from the coding sequence ATGTCTGACGCGAACAAAGAAGATGATTTTCAAACGGATCACTTGGAGGCCATGGCCGACGAGACCATAGACATTATGGAAGAGTCCGATGAGATGCAGGCGCTTGTCGAAGAGCGCGATATGCTGAAAGACAGGCTTCTGCGCGCGCTTGCGGACATCGAGAATACCCGTAAGCGGGGCGAGCGGGATCGCCGAGAGGCAGAAAACTATGGCGGCTCAAAGCTCGCCAAAGATATGTTGCCCGTCTACGATAATTTGCGCCGTGCGCTTGACGCGGCCGATGACGCCCAACGCGAAGCCGCTAAGGCTGTTTTTGAAGGCGTGGAGCTGACATTGCGCGAATTGATTCACGTCTTCGGCAAGCATAAAATCGAGCCTGTTATCCCTGAAGTTGGCGACCGCTTCGATCCACAGGTGCACCAAGCCATGTTCGAAGCACCTTTGCCAAACACAAAAGCAGGCGACATCATTCAGGTGATGTCCGAGGGCTTCATCCTTCACGACCGCCTGCTGCGCCCTGCGCAAGTTGGCGTTTCGTCAACTCCCGCTTAA
- the hrcA gene encoding heat-inducible transcriptional repressor HrcA, whose amino-acid sequence MNDRSREVFRRIVESYLATGEPVGSRTLTRTLSESVSAATIRNVMQDLEFLGLLDSPHVSAGRIPTQAGLRMFVDGLLEMDEVTNHDREKLDASLGSNDRDVGVMLDRIGSALSGLTQGASLVLAPKHEAPIKHIEFVSLALDRALVVLVFADGHVENRVFVPPLGQTPSSMREAANFLNAIAVGATISELRGKIAREIKSRRQELDVLAQDLVKTGLAVWENEGEHSERLIVRGRANLIEDSDDGDALDRVKALFDDLERKRDIAEFLELTDAGEGVRIFIGSENKLFSLSGSSLVVSPYMNSDRKIIGAVGVIGPTRLNYGRIVPIVNYTAQMVGKLISDGG is encoded by the coding sequence ATGAACGACCGCAGCCGCGAGGTTTTTCGGCGGATTGTGGAGTCCTATCTCGCTACGGGGGAGCCTGTGGGTTCGCGCACATTGACCCGAACCCTTAGCGAAAGCGTGAGCGCGGCGACAATTCGAAACGTCATGCAGGATTTGGAGTTTTTAGGGTTGCTCGACAGCCCCCACGTGTCCGCAGGCCGTATTCCGACGCAAGCTGGACTGCGCATGTTTGTCGACGGACTTTTGGAAATGGACGAGGTCACCAACCACGACCGCGAAAAGCTCGATGCAAGTCTTGGGAGCAATGATCGCGACGTCGGCGTTATGCTTGATCGGATCGGCTCTGCGCTATCGGGACTAACACAAGGTGCCAGTCTAGTTTTAGCGCCGAAGCACGAAGCGCCAATCAAACATATCGAATTTGTCAGCCTCGCGTTGGATCGCGCCTTGGTCGTGCTGGTCTTTGCCGACGGCCATGTCGAGAATAGGGTTTTCGTTCCACCCCTCGGGCAAACACCATCCTCAATGCGGGAGGCGGCCAACTTTTTGAACGCAATCGCTGTTGGCGCAACGATTTCGGAATTGCGCGGAAAAATCGCCCGAGAAATCAAGTCTCGCCGGCAAGAACTAGATGTGCTGGCGCAGGATCTTGTGAAGACGGGCTTGGCTGTCTGGGAGAACGAAGGGGAGCATTCAGAACGACTAATTGTGCGTGGGCGCGCGAATCTAATCGAGGATTCCGATGATGGGGATGCACTGGATCGCGTTAAGGCTCTTTTTGATGACCTGGAACGTAAGCGGGATATCGCAGAATTCCTTGAACTGACCGATGCGGGCGAAGGTGTGCGCATTTTTATTGGGTCAGAGAACAAACTCTTCTCACTTTCGGGTTCCTCTTTGGTTGTGTCTCCCTATATGAACTCTGATCGAAAGATCATCGGCGCTGTGGGTGTCATTGGCCCAACACGACTCAACTACGGGCGCATTGTGCCCATCGTGAATTATACGGCGCAGATGGTTGGTAAACTGATTTCGGACGGCGGGTAG
- the rph gene encoding ribonuclease PH yields MRPSGRQLDEMRSITIETNVTRHAEGSCLIKCGDTHVLCTASIDERVPPFLRNSGLGWVTAEYGMLPRATHTRMNREAKRGQSGRTQEIQRLIGRSLRAGVDRVAMGERQIVIDCDVIQADGGTRCASITGGWVALRLAVNALMKAGDITIDPLTDHVAAISCGIYAGQPVLDLDYPEDSDAGTDANFVMTGKLGLIEVQGSAEGATFSRTELNQLMDLAEKGIAELTAAQKAAVGG; encoded by the coding sequence ATGCGACCTTCCGGCCGTCAGCTCGACGAAATGCGTTCCATCACCATCGAGACCAATGTGACCCGCCATGCGGAAGGGTCTTGCTTGATCAAATGCGGCGACACACACGTGCTTTGCACCGCCTCCATTGATGAGCGTGTCCCACCGTTCCTTCGGAATTCCGGGCTAGGCTGGGTTACTGCAGAATACGGCATGCTTCCTCGCGCTACACATACGCGCATGAATCGCGAGGCAAAACGCGGCCAATCCGGCAGGACACAAGAGATTCAGCGCCTAATCGGACGCTCCTTGCGCGCTGGCGTTGATCGCGTTGCCATGGGCGAACGTCAAATTGTCATCGATTGCGATGTGATCCAAGCAGACGGTGGCACGCGCTGTGCTTCAATCACCGGTGGATGGGTCGCGCTTCGTTTGGCGGTCAACGCACTGATGAAGGCTGGCGACATCACAATCGATCCTTTAACGGACCACGTTGCCGCGATTAGCTGTGGCATCTACGCCGGACAACCTGTTCTGGATCTGGACTATCCCGAGGATAGCGACGCTGGCACCGATGCGAACTTCGTCATGACTGGCAAACTTGGTCTGATTGAGGTTCAAGGCTCCGCTGAAGGGGCTACTTTCAGCCGTACCGAATTGAATCAGCTTATGGATTTGGCCGAAAAGGGCATAGCCGAGCTAACAGCCGCGCAAAAAGCCGCGGTAGGGGGCTGA
- the rdgB gene encoding RdgB/HAM1 family non-canonical purine NTP pyrophosphatase — MRKFTGDTLLVATHNKGKLEEISALLEPFGITVTSAAEHNLPEPEETEATFVGNARIKAHAAAKATGLPALSDDSGIEIDCLDGAPGVYTADWAETPEGRDFVLAMTRTHDAILKTCASAPWIARFCATLVLAWPDGHDEVFAGTMEGQVTWPMRGDQGHGYDPIFQPNGYDITFGEMDRWEKNKISHRANAFAKLVEAFES; from the coding sequence ATGCGTAAGTTTACTGGCGATACGCTGCTGGTAGCTACGCACAACAAAGGCAAGCTGGAAGAAATATCCGCCTTGTTAGAGCCTTTTGGTATAACTGTCACCTCGGCGGCGGAGCATAACCTGCCCGAGCCCGAGGAGACTGAGGCTACTTTCGTTGGAAATGCTCGGATCAAAGCCCACGCCGCCGCCAAGGCGACAGGCCTTCCCGCCCTTTCCGATGACAGTGGCATTGAGATCGATTGCCTAGATGGCGCGCCCGGAGTTTACACGGCCGACTGGGCAGAAACGCCTGAAGGCAGGGATTTCGTTCTCGCGATGACCCGGACGCATGATGCGATCCTGAAAACCTGTGCCTCCGCGCCTTGGATTGCACGATTTTGCGCTACTTTGGTGCTGGCTTGGCCGGATGGTCACGATGAGGTCTTCGCTGGGACGATGGAAGGTCAAGTGACTTGGCCCATGCGGGGCGATCAGGGCCACGGCTATGACCCAATTTTTCAACCCAACGGCTATGACATCACATTTGGCGAAATGGATCGGTGGGAGAAGAACAAGATTAGCCACCGCGCCAATGCCTTCGCAAAGCTGGTAGAAGCCTTTGAGTCCTGA
- the hemW gene encoding radical SAM family heme chaperone HemW, producing the protein MSPDNWQRAGFGVYVHWPFCQAKCPYCDFNSHVSKNVDQNAWVRAYLSELDRLFSLTPDRIVSTIFFGGGTPSLMLPDTVATIIDRIRANWRCANDLEITLEANPTSVEAERFRGFAQAGVNRISMGIQALNDEDLKLLGRLHSVTEAEKAFNVARSIFERVSFDLIYARQNQTARSWEVELTRALSMAVDHLSLYQLTIEDGTAFGDRFNRGGLRGLPSDDLAADLYEITQNLTEDRGFHAYEVSNHAKTGEESRHNLVYWRGGDYVGVGPGAHGRFDVSTGRLATETHLGPSAWMRAVETKGNGECATAFLSMEEQALEYLLMSLRLAEGCDLNRLYELDRNVISNIKIKELEVSGHLICDQTSIAVPPKSKILLNSILGQLVA; encoded by the coding sequence TTGAGTCCTGACAACTGGCAACGCGCGGGCTTCGGTGTCTATGTGCATTGGCCCTTTTGCCAAGCCAAGTGCCCCTACTGCGATTTCAACAGCCACGTGTCGAAGAATGTGGACCAAAACGCCTGGGTTAGAGCCTATCTATCAGAGCTCGACCGCTTGTTTTCTCTGACGCCGGATAGAATCGTTAGCACTATTTTCTTCGGCGGCGGCACGCCTAGTCTCATGCTACCAGATACCGTTGCTACGATAATCGATAGAATTCGCGCAAATTGGCGATGCGCCAACGATCTCGAGATCACACTTGAGGCCAATCCTACCTCTGTCGAGGCAGAGCGCTTCCGGGGGTTTGCCCAAGCTGGCGTCAATCGAATTTCCATGGGAATTCAGGCGCTGAATGATGAAGATCTTAAACTATTGGGCCGCCTACATAGCGTCACAGAGGCTGAGAAGGCGTTCAACGTGGCGCGATCGATCTTTGAGCGCGTCAGTTTTGATCTGATCTACGCCAGACAGAACCAAACCGCCAGATCGTGGGAGGTCGAGCTTACCCGAGCCCTATCCATGGCTGTCGATCATCTCTCACTTTATCAGCTCACAATTGAGGACGGGACTGCTTTTGGAGATCGCTTTAACCGCGGTGGATTGCGAGGGTTGCCATCCGACGACTTAGCAGCGGACCTCTACGAGATCACGCAGAACTTGACCGAAGACCGCGGCTTTCACGCGTACGAAGTGTCTAACCATGCCAAAACCGGAGAAGAGTCGCGTCATAATTTGGTCTACTGGCGCGGCGGCGACTATGTTGGTGTCGGGCCCGGCGCCCACGGCCGCTTTGACGTTAGTACAGGGAGGTTGGCTACCGAAACTCACTTGGGTCCGTCAGCATGGATGAGAGCCGTTGAGACCAAAGGAAACGGCGAATGCGCGACTGCATTCTTGAGCATGGAAGAACAGGCGCTTGAGTACTTACTGATGTCGCTTCGACTGGCAGAGGGTTGCGACTTGAACCGCCTCTACGAGTTAGATCGAAATGTCATTTCAAATATAAAAATCAAAGAGTTAGAGGTTTCTGGTCACCTTATCTGCGACCAAACTAGCATCGCCGTTCCGCCAAAATCTAAGATCCTGTTGAATTCTATTCTTGGTCAGCTCGTCGCCTGA
- a CDS encoding ParB/RepB/Spo0J family partition protein has translation MELNMAEKRGLGRGLSALMADIDVSSSPKTEGATTAGERLVPIERIEPNPDQPRRDFVLADLEELAESIRAKGIIQPLIVRPHPKDSGRYEIVAGERRWRAAQMAQVHEVPVVVRQLDDTEVLEIAIIENIQRADLNPVEEATGYRQLQDKFGHTQEQLAAALGKSRSHIANLMRLLSLPDDVVQMLRQGDLSSGHARALITTDNPSELARKVVKDGLSVRETERLAKSGIEKKKPSQKQKARPEKDADTKALEGDLSATLKMPVSIDHTEGTEAGRITVSYRDFEQLDEICRLLAGN, from the coding sequence ATGGAGCTTAACATGGCAGAAAAACGAGGACTCGGGCGCGGCCTTTCGGCGTTGATGGCCGATATTGATGTGAGCAGCAGTCCCAAGACTGAAGGTGCGACTACCGCAGGTGAGCGTCTGGTCCCAATCGAACGGATTGAGCCAAATCCAGACCAACCTCGACGCGATTTCGTTTTGGCTGACCTTGAAGAACTAGCTGAGTCCATTCGTGCAAAAGGCATCATTCAGCCGCTAATCGTGCGCCCTCACCCCAAAGACTCAGGTCGATATGAGATCGTAGCGGGTGAGCGGCGTTGGCGTGCGGCCCAGATGGCGCAAGTCCATGAAGTACCAGTTGTCGTTCGTCAGCTCGATGATACAGAAGTGCTTGAAATAGCAATCATTGAGAACATTCAGCGAGCGGATCTTAATCCGGTTGAAGAGGCTACAGGCTATCGCCAGCTGCAAGACAAGTTCGGCCATACGCAAGAACAGCTCGCCGCGGCGCTGGGCAAAAGCCGTAGCCATATTGCGAACTTGATGCGGCTTCTGAGCTTGCCTGACGACGTTGTTCAGATGCTACGTCAGGGCGATCTTTCAAGCGGTCACGCCAGGGCGCTGATTACAACTGATAACCCGAGCGAGCTTGCGCGCAAGGTTGTTAAAGATGGCCTTTCGGTTCGAGAAACAGAGCGTCTGGCGAAATCCGGCATTGAAAAGAAAAAACCTTCCCAGAAGCAAAAAGCCCGGCCTGAAAAGGATGCTGACACGAAAGCCCTGGAAGGCGATCTGTCCGCTACGCTAAAGATGCCGGTCAGTATCGATCATACGGAGGGCACAGAGGCAGGGCGCATCACGGTTAGCTATAGAGATTTTGAGCAACTAGACGAGATATGTCGCCTTCTGGCCGGGAACTAG
- a CDS encoding ParA family protein, whose amino-acid sequence MAKTSPRIISVANQKGGVGKTTTTINLGASLAAKGLRVAIIDLDPQGNASTGLGIEHTDRKKTTYDLLLNELPLSEVLRETAVPGLLISPANADLSSADLEMVSTARRIFLMSDALNASETSALNLDYILIDCPPSLNLLTLNAMVASDSVLVPLQAEFFALEGLSQLMLSVREIRETANSKLRLEGVVLTMYDRRNNLCHQVELDVRENLRDLVFKTMIPRNVRLSEAPSYGLPVINYDPTSLGAVAYKSLATEMRSRHSLQDGA is encoded by the coding sequence ATGGCGAAAACGTCACCGCGGATCATTTCTGTTGCTAATCAGAAGGGCGGCGTGGGAAAAACCACGACGACGATCAACCTCGGCGCGTCTCTTGCAGCTAAAGGATTGCGCGTAGCGATTATCGACCTTGATCCACAGGGTAACGCTTCAACTGGGTTGGGAATCGAACACACTGATCGAAAGAAAACCACTTATGATTTGCTACTTAATGAGTTGCCCCTAAGCGAAGTTCTTCGTGAAACCGCTGTGCCCGGGCTTTTGATTTCACCTGCAAACGCAGATTTAAGCTCGGCAGATTTAGAAATGGTGTCCACGGCGCGCCGAATTTTCTTGATGAGCGATGCGTTGAATGCCTCAGAAACCTCAGCCTTGAACTTGGACTACATTCTCATCGATTGCCCCCCGTCTTTGAACTTGCTGACGCTGAATGCAATGGTGGCTTCTGATTCTGTACTGGTTCCACTGCAAGCAGAATTCTTTGCTCTGGAGGGCTTGTCACAACTGATGCTGTCAGTGAGAGAGATCCGCGAAACAGCGAATTCTAAACTTCGATTGGAAGGTGTTGTGCTTACTATGTATGATAGGCGCAACAACTTGTGCCATCAGGTGGAGCTGGACGTGCGGGAGAACCTTCGAGATCTTGTCTTTAAAACGATGATTCCGCGGAATGTTCGCTTGAGCGAAGCACCGTCATATGGCTTGCCAGTCATCAACTATGACCCCACGTCGCTTGGCGCGGTGGCCTACAAGTCGCTCGCAACAGAAATGCGGTCCCGACACAGTCTACAGGATGGAGCTTAA
- the rsmG gene encoding 16S rRNA (guanine(527)-N(7))-methyltransferase RsmG, with product MSDKDQFASLYDVSRETIDRLQVYEDLLKKWTIRINLVAKSTLGDVWSRHFSDSAQVFEAIPKDARILCDFGSGGGFPGLVIAAMASEKLPELHISLIESDARKASFLMTAAREMGLRATIHVDRVESVANQKADVVTARALAPLNSLFLMAEQHLKEGGTALFLKGEKHQEELDTASAMWDFKVEKQPSATNDASALLVITNLRRAK from the coding sequence ATGTCCGATAAAGACCAGTTCGCGTCGCTTTATGATGTTTCACGTGAAACAATTGATCGGCTTCAGGTCTACGAAGATCTGTTGAAGAAATGGACAATCAGGATCAACTTGGTTGCAAAGTCCACACTGGGCGATGTTTGGTCTCGTCATTTTTCTGATTCAGCCCAAGTTTTCGAAGCTATCCCTAAAGATGCCCGAATACTCTGCGATTTTGGGTCGGGCGGAGGATTCCCCGGGCTTGTGATCGCCGCAATGGCATCTGAAAAGTTACCAGAACTCCACATTTCTTTGATCGAGTCAGATGCACGAAAAGCGTCATTTCTTATGACAGCAGCGCGCGAGATGGGTCTTCGAGCGACCATCCACGTAGACCGGGTTGAGTCAGTGGCGAACCAAAAGGCGGATGTTGTAACGGCCCGCGCGCTTGCACCGCTCAACTCGCTTTTTCTGATGGCAGAGCAGCATTTGAAAGAAGGCGGCACAGCTTTGTTCCTAAAGGGGGAAAAGCACCAAGAGGAGCTAGACACCGCATCGGCGATGTGGGACTTCAAGGTCGAAAAGCAGCCAAGCGCGACCAACGATGCGTCTGCGTTGCTGGTAATAACTAATTTGAGGCGAGCGAAGTAG